A window of Candidatus Hydrogenedentota bacterium contains these coding sequences:
- the hisD gene encoding histidinol dehydrogenase, with the protein MKELNVTDDATLEEVQRFIRRHGDNLNMGQLIQDKLEQTRWIVEAVRKEGDKALADFTARFDGVELEPAQFEVPASEIEAAMASVDPRMIQILRRAYENIYSFHSKFLRESWEETYEDGAVLGQRITPIESAGVYVPGGKAFYPSSVLMNIAPARVAGVKEIIMVSPPSWKGGIHPVVLAAAKIAGATRVFRVGGAQSVAALAYGTETIPAVTKITGPGNTFVTAAKALVRGVVEIDSEAGPSEVVVLADDHANPAYVASELLAQAEHDEEAMSVLITPSARLIAEVKDKLAEKIPKLPRRQIIEHSLTHRGVLIQTRTMDEAVALTNLYAPEHLSVQVEYPRNFVDKIKHAGAMMLGPMTPVAVGDYYAGPNHILPTGRKARFSSPLTAEDFRKVTSVLYYSRERLQKDAADIRAFAESEELQAHAWSIEVRQ; encoded by the coding sequence ATGAAAGAACTTAACGTAACCGACGACGCCACCCTTGAAGAAGTCCAACGCTTCATCCGCCGCCACGGCGACAACCTCAACATGGGCCAGCTCATCCAGGACAAACTGGAACAGACCCGCTGGATCGTGGAGGCCGTACGAAAGGAGGGCGACAAGGCCCTGGCGGATTTCACCGCGCGCTTCGATGGCGTCGAGCTGGAGCCCGCCCAATTCGAGGTGCCCGCCAGCGAAATCGAAGCCGCCATGGCGTCCGTCGACCCCCGCATGATCCAGATCCTCCGCCGCGCCTACGAAAACATCTACAGCTTCCACAGCAAGTTCCTCCGCGAATCCTGGGAGGAAACCTACGAGGACGGCGCCGTCCTCGGCCAGCGCATCACCCCCATCGAAAGCGCCGGCGTCTACGTGCCCGGTGGTAAAGCCTTCTACCCCTCCTCCGTGCTCATGAACATCGCCCCCGCGCGCGTCGCCGGCGTAAAGGAGATCATTATGGTCTCCCCGCCCTCCTGGAAGGGCGGAATCCACCCCGTCGTCCTCGCCGCCGCCAAGATCGCCGGCGCCACCCGCGTCTTCCGCGTCGGCGGGGCACAGTCCGTCGCGGCCCTCGCATACGGCACCGAAACCATCCCCGCCGTCACCAAGATCACCGGCCCCGGCAACACCTTCGTCACCGCCGCCAAGGCCCTCGTGCGCGGCGTCGTGGAAATCGACAGCGAGGCCGGCCCGTCCGAGGTCGTTGTCCTCGCCGACGACCACGCAAACCCCGCCTATGTCGCCTCGGAACTGCTCGCCCAGGCGGAGCACGACGAGGAGGCCATGTCCGTCCTGATCACCCCGTCCGCGCGCCTCATCGCCGAGGTCAAGGACAAGCTGGCCGAAAAAATCCCGAAGCTCCCGCGCAGGCAGATCATCGAGCACTCCCTGACCCACCGCGGCGTACTGATTCAGACCCGCACCATGGACGAGGCCGTCGCCCTGACCAACCTCTACGCACCCGAGCACCTCAGCGTGCAGGTGGAATACCCGCGCAACTTCGTCGACAAAATCAAACACGCCGGCGCCATGATGCTCGGCCCCATGACCCCCGTCGCCGTCGGCGATTACTACGCCGGCCCGAACCACATCCTCCCCACGGGGCGGAAGGCCCGCTTTTCCTCCCCGCTCACAGCCGAGGACTTCCGCAAGGTCACCAGCGTGCTCTACTATTCCAGGGAACGGCTTCAGAAGGACGCCGCCGACATCCGCGCCTTCGCCGAGTCCGAGGAGTTGCAGGCGCACGCCTGGTCAATTGAGGTGCGCCAGTGA